One part of the Vicia villosa cultivar HV-30 ecotype Madison, WI linkage group LG6, Vvil1.0, whole genome shotgun sequence genome encodes these proteins:
- the LOC131611407 gene encoding uncharacterized protein LOC131611407 isoform X1, protein MSEGYYISKKTDDICEDVCGEQGTPAALNMSRRLKCILRGLDFKTYMFMFIIIPIGVFLIYLHGQKISYFFRPLWESPPKPFHEIPHYYHENVSMESLCKLHGWGVRESPRRVFDAVLFSNEVEMLTIRWKEMYPYVSQYVLLESNSTFTGFVKPLVYAGNRDKFKFVEPRLTYGVIGGRFRKKENPFIEEAYQRVALDQLLRIAGIEDDDLLIMSDVDEIPSAHTINLLRWCDEIPPVLHLQLRNYLYSFEFFLDNKSWRASIHRYQADKTRYAHYRQSDVLLSDAGWHCSFCFRRISEFVFKMKAYSHYDRVRFPHYLNPERIQNVICKGADLFDMLPEEYTFKEIIGKLGPIPHSYSAVHLPAYLLNNADRYKYLLPGNCKRESG, encoded by the exons ATGTCTGAGGGTTATTATATCTCGAAGAAGACTGATGATATCTGCGAGGATGTTTGTGGAGAG CAGGGAACGCCTGCAGCGCTGAATATGTCGAGAAGACTGAAGTGTATTTTGAGAGGATTGGACTTCAAGACTTACATGTTTATGTTTATTATCATCCCAATAGGTGTTTTTTTGATCTATTTGCACGGCCAGAAAATCTCATACTTTTTTAGACCACTGTGGGAATCTCCGCCGAAGCCTTTTCATGAAATCCCTCACTATTATCACGAGAACGTGTCGATGGAGTCTCTTTGTAAACTTCACGGTTGGGGAGTTCGCGAATCACCTAGACGTGTCTTTGACGCTGTTTTGTTTAGCAATGAAGTTGAAATGCTTACTATCCGATGGAAAGAAATGTATCCTTATGTTTCACAGTATGTACTTCTCGAATCAAACTCGACGTTTACTGGATTTGTAAAACCGTTGGTTTACGCGGGCAATAGGGACAAGTTCAAGTTTGTTGAGCCACGTCTGACATATGGCGTTATTGGTGGGAGGTTCAGGAAAAAGGAAAATCCGTTCATTGAGGAGGCGTATCAAAGAGTTGCGTTAGATCAGCTTCTGAGGATAGCAGGCATTGAAGATGATGATCTTTTGATAATGTCGGATGTTGACGAGATTCCCAGTGCACACACAATTAATCTCTTGAGGTGGTGCGATGAAATACCTCCGGTTCTTCATCTTCAACTGAGGAATTACTTGTACTCTTTCGAGTTTTTTCTCGACAACAAAAGCTGGAGAGCGTCAATCCACAGATACCAGGCCGACAAAACAAGATATGCACACTATAGACAGTCTGATGTACTGCTATCAGATGCTGGGTGGCATTGTAGTTTCTGTTTCCGCCGTATCAGTGAGTTTGTGTTTAAGATGAAAGCGTACAGCCACTACGATCGCGTGAGGTTCCCTCATTACTTGAACCCTGAACGGATCCAGAATGTGATATGCAAAGGTGCTGACTTATTCGACATGCTTCCCGAAGAGTATACATTCAAGGAGATCATTGGAAAACTTGGACCGATTCCACATTCTTATTCCGCAGTGCATCTTCCTGCATATTTATTAAATAACGCGGATAGATACAAGTACTTGTTACCTGGTAACTGCAAAAGAGAAAGTGGCTGA
- the LOC131611407 gene encoding uncharacterized protein LOC131611407 isoform X2, whose product MSEGYYISKKTDDICEDVCGEGTPAALNMSRRLKCILRGLDFKTYMFMFIIIPIGVFLIYLHGQKISYFFRPLWESPPKPFHEIPHYYHENVSMESLCKLHGWGVRESPRRVFDAVLFSNEVEMLTIRWKEMYPYVSQYVLLESNSTFTGFVKPLVYAGNRDKFKFVEPRLTYGVIGGRFRKKENPFIEEAYQRVALDQLLRIAGIEDDDLLIMSDVDEIPSAHTINLLRWCDEIPPVLHLQLRNYLYSFEFFLDNKSWRASIHRYQADKTRYAHYRQSDVLLSDAGWHCSFCFRRISEFVFKMKAYSHYDRVRFPHYLNPERIQNVICKGADLFDMLPEEYTFKEIIGKLGPIPHSYSAVHLPAYLLNNADRYKYLLPGNCKRESG is encoded by the exons ATGTCTGAGGGTTATTATATCTCGAAGAAGACTGATGATATCTGCGAGGATGTTTGTGGAGAG GGAACGCCTGCAGCGCTGAATATGTCGAGAAGACTGAAGTGTATTTTGAGAGGATTGGACTTCAAGACTTACATGTTTATGTTTATTATCATCCCAATAGGTGTTTTTTTGATCTATTTGCACGGCCAGAAAATCTCATACTTTTTTAGACCACTGTGGGAATCTCCGCCGAAGCCTTTTCATGAAATCCCTCACTATTATCACGAGAACGTGTCGATGGAGTCTCTTTGTAAACTTCACGGTTGGGGAGTTCGCGAATCACCTAGACGTGTCTTTGACGCTGTTTTGTTTAGCAATGAAGTTGAAATGCTTACTATCCGATGGAAAGAAATGTATCCTTATGTTTCACAGTATGTACTTCTCGAATCAAACTCGACGTTTACTGGATTTGTAAAACCGTTGGTTTACGCGGGCAATAGGGACAAGTTCAAGTTTGTTGAGCCACGTCTGACATATGGCGTTATTGGTGGGAGGTTCAGGAAAAAGGAAAATCCGTTCATTGAGGAGGCGTATCAAAGAGTTGCGTTAGATCAGCTTCTGAGGATAGCAGGCATTGAAGATGATGATCTTTTGATAATGTCGGATGTTGACGAGATTCCCAGTGCACACACAATTAATCTCTTGAGGTGGTGCGATGAAATACCTCCGGTTCTTCATCTTCAACTGAGGAATTACTTGTACTCTTTCGAGTTTTTTCTCGACAACAAAAGCTGGAGAGCGTCAATCCACAGATACCAGGCCGACAAAACAAGATATGCACACTATAGACAGTCTGATGTACTGCTATCAGATGCTGGGTGGCATTGTAGTTTCTGTTTCCGCCGTATCAGTGAGTTTGTGTTTAAGATGAAAGCGTACAGCCACTACGATCGCGTGAGGTTCCCTCATTACTTGAACCCTGAACGGATCCAGAATGTGATATGCAAAGGTGCTGACTTATTCGACATGCTTCCCGAAGAGTATACATTCAAGGAGATCATTGGAAAACTTGGACCGATTCCACATTCTTATTCCGCAGTGCATCTTCCTGCATATTTATTAAATAACGCGGATAGATACAAGTACTTGTTACCTGGTAACTGCAAAAGAGAAAGTGGCTGA